A part of Thermococcus sp. SY098 genomic DNA contains:
- a CDS encoding glycerophosphodiester phosphodiesterase family protein gives MPSWEENRVLVLGHRGFMSKYPENSILAFVEAISAGADGIELDVWLTKDGKAIIMHDETLERTAKIKKRTKDVTLEEIKTADLGMGQRVPTLEEVFQVIPEDSLINIEIKDVDAAEESIKIVKKFDACDRVMISSFNIDALRKVREYSKDVRLGLLIDNEQIVPQIPKLKEELNLWSVNAPMEGIPIIGFEKFKQALAWAKGLGLKVVLWTENDELFYVDNNLKRLVGLFDVVIVNDVVRMIDYLKSLGLR, from the coding sequence ATGCCAAGCTGGGAAGAAAACAGAGTTTTGGTCCTTGGGCATAGAGGTTTCATGTCGAAATATCCCGAAAACAGCATTTTGGCATTTGTTGAGGCAATTAGTGCAGGTGCAGATGGCATTGAGCTTGATGTCTGGCTGACCAAAGATGGGAAAGCGATAATAATGCACGATGAAACCTTAGAGAGAACTGCAAAGATAAAGAAAAGGACCAAAGACGTCACCCTTGAAGAAATAAAAACAGCTGATTTAGGAATGGGACAGAGGGTTCCAACCCTTGAGGAAGTTTTTCAGGTCATTCCGGAGGATTCCCTCATTAACATTGAAATAAAGGATGTGGATGCTGCAGAAGAGAGTATTAAAATCGTTAAAAAATTTGATGCCTGCGATAGAGTTATGATTTCTTCATTCAACATCGATGCCCTCAGGAAAGTTAGAGAATACAGTAAAGATGTTAGGCTTGGTCTTTTAATTGATAATGAGCAGATAGTCCCACAGATTCCCAAGCTGAAGGAAGAGCTTAATTTATGGTCGGTAAATGCACCTATGGAAGGAATCCCGATCATTGGATTCGAGAAGTTCAAGCAAGCCTTAGCTTGGGCTAAGGGCTTGGGATTAAAGGTTGTTCTCTGGACTGAGAATGATGAGCTGTTCTACGTAGATAACAACTTAAAGCGCTTAGTGGGTCTTTTTGATGTCGTCATTGTCAACGATGTTGTGAGAATGATTGACTATTTGAAGAGTTTGGGTTTGAGATGA